In Alteromonas naphthalenivorans, one DNA window encodes the following:
- a CDS encoding TIGR03757 family integrating conjugative element protein, which yields MRARLVIFAIIMGFACAGVQAASSLWPESVLVVTSDKYPVATPDAFKSYIPKVTQLNLDSVSQVERRLSEELPANEELAKAEFQRRVEAIGKAQLESELRNAYQAVGAAMAYRLDRYPAVIFDEQVVVYGLTDLSQALEKYRQWRLSSGEVTVHE from the coding sequence ATGCGAGCTAGGTTAGTAATATTCGCCATTATAATGGGCTTTGCTTGTGCGGGAGTACAGGCTGCATCAAGTCTGTGGCCTGAGTCAGTGTTGGTCGTTACTTCTGATAAATATCCGGTGGCTACACCGGATGCCTTCAAGAGCTATATCCCCAAAGTAACGCAATTAAACTTGGACAGTGTTTCCCAGGTAGAAAGACGTTTAAGCGAGGAGCTGCCAGCCAATGAAGAACTGGCAAAGGCTGAATTTCAACGGCGCGTTGAAGCCATCGGTAAAGCCCAGCTTGAATCTGAGCTACGCAATGCCTACCAAGCGGTGGGCGCTGCTATGGCCTATCGCCTAGATCGTTACCCGGCAGTTATCTTTGATGAGCAAGTAGTGGTTTATGGGCTGACCGATTTATCTCAGGCCCTCGAAAAATATCGCCAGTGGCGTTTAAGTTCCGGCGAGGTAACTGTCCATGAATAG